In a single window of the Euwallacea fornicatus isolate EFF26 chromosome 5, ASM4011564v1, whole genome shotgun sequence genome:
- the Obp73a gene encoding general odorant-binding protein 70, protein MFRVGKLVVALTVTIGLAASALQKVNNKCEIPTAAPKRIEEVINTCQDEIKIAILSEALEALNVNEHKASRKRRSTFNEDEKKIAGCLLQCVYKKMKAVNEYGFPTVDGLVSLYTEGITQKEYVLATLQAVTTCLTKAQKTYAVASRNVTVSTSCDVAYSVFDCVSEEVAKYCGQTP, encoded by the exons atgtttcgtGTAGGGAAACTCGTTGTGGCTTTGACGGTGACGATTGGTTTGGCAGCTTCGGCCCTTCAG AAGGTGAACAATAAATGCGAAATTCCCACGGCTGCGCCAAAGAGGATCGAAGAAGTCATCAACACTTGTCAggacgaaataaaaattgcgattttatCAG AAGCCCTTGAAGCGCTTAATGTAAACGAGCACAAAGCCAGCAGGAAAAGGAGGTCAACATTTAACGAGGATGAAAAGAAGATTGCAGGA TGCCTCCTTCAATGCGTCTACAAAAAGATGAAAGCG GTGAACGAATATGGATTTCCCACCGTCGACGGTTTGGTTTCTCTCTACACTGAAGGAATCACTCAAAAAGAGTATGTTTTGGCCACGCTACAAGCGGTGACTACATGTTTGACGAAGGCTCAGAAAACTTATGCCGTGGCATCTCGGAACGTGACTG TTTCTACATCCTGTGACGTTGCATACAGTGTCTTTGATTGTGTCTCGGAAGAAGTGGCCAAATACTGCGGACAAACGCCTTGA